In Vibrio sp. JC009, a single window of DNA contains:
- the sufC gene encoding Fe-S cluster assembly ATPase SufC, with protein MLEIKDLHVSIEDNEIIRGIDLTVKPGEVHAIMGPNGSGKSTLSATLAGKDDYEVDQGEIFFNGKDLIELDPEERAGEGVFLAFQYPVEIPGVSNKLFLKTALNGIRQYRGETEIDRFDFEDLLEEKAELLKMPSDLLSRSVNEGFSGGEKKRNDILQMAVLSPDLCILDETDSGLDIDALKAVSDGVNALRNGKRSFILVTHYQRILDYIKPDYVHVLYKGKIVKSGDHTLANELEEKGYGWITGE; from the coding sequence TCCGAGGCATTGACCTGACGGTAAAGCCGGGTGAAGTTCACGCTATTATGGGGCCGAACGGTTCTGGAAAAAGTACGCTTTCGGCAACGCTGGCCGGAAAAGACGACTATGAAGTTGATCAGGGAGAAATCTTTTTTAACGGTAAAGATCTTATCGAACTTGACCCGGAAGAGCGTGCTGGTGAAGGTGTTTTTCTTGCGTTCCAGTATCCGGTTGAAATTCCCGGTGTCAGCAACAAGCTGTTTCTGAAAACGGCACTAAACGGTATTCGTCAGTACAGAGGCGAGACGGAAATTGACCGTTTTGATTTTGAAGATCTTCTGGAAGAGAAAGCTGAACTTCTGAAAATGCCTTCTGATCTGCTTTCACGCTCGGTAAATGAAGGTTTCTCCGGGGGAGAAAAAAAGCGTAACGATATATTGCAAATGGCGGTGTTATCACCGGATCTATGCATTCTGGATGAAACGGATTCAGGCCTGGATATCGATGCTCTGAAAGCGGTATCTGACGGTGTAAATGCTCTGCGCAACGGTAAACGTTCATTCATTCTGGTGACTCATTATCAGAGAATCCTAGACTACATTAAGCCCGATTATGTTCATGTTTTGTACAAGGGAAAGATCGTGAAATCTGGTGACCACACTTTAGCAAACGAACTTGAGGAGAAGGGTTATGGGTGGATTACTGGCGAGTAA
- the sufD gene encoding Fe-S cluster assembly protein SufD, with protein sequence MGGLLASNESIENFSYEGLSIGFDCYRLVFFDGKFSVRLSDWIREAKITSLDAMGGLDKAEQPDSEPLPEAVLPKALTQSDCDTGGVYIEIKPGSALSKPIYLFHLNTGGEEQDAYYYRHHIELGKNSSCEIIEHHVSLNQIESVSHSRLTANVGDNAHLYHSKIIQEGVGQQHVGHNDILVQRDATATSTVVIFDGEKINHQTSSCLCQPNGYLEMNSLALPRQEQVFNSCTYLKHKADHCPSKQTHKVIASDKSSAVFDGMIYVEPEALKTDGQMDNHNLILGNQAQVNSNPQLEIYADDVKCSHGATTGQLDKDQIGYLRARGIKKAKAKQMITFAFAAEVAQTIRNESIRDYIQKRIRLILEEVAR encoded by the coding sequence ATGGGTGGATTACTGGCGAGTAATGAGTCTATCGAAAACTTTTCTTACGAAGGTCTGAGTATAGGTTTTGATTGCTACCGTCTGGTCTTTTTTGACGGAAAATTCAGTGTTCGCCTGTCCGACTGGATTCGCGAGGCTAAGATTACGTCCCTGGACGCAATGGGAGGATTGGATAAGGCAGAACAGCCGGATTCCGAGCCGTTACCTGAAGCTGTTTTACCAAAAGCTCTGACGCAATCAGATTGCGATACGGGTGGCGTTTATATCGAAATTAAGCCGGGAAGCGCACTAAGTAAGCCGATTTACCTGTTTCACTTAAATACTGGCGGGGAAGAGCAGGATGCTTATTACTATCGTCACCATATTGAGCTAGGAAAGAACAGCTCCTGTGAAATTATTGAGCACCATGTTTCACTAAATCAGATAGAAAGTGTCAGCCACTCCCGCTTAACGGCTAATGTGGGTGATAATGCACACTTATATCACAGCAAGATTATACAAGAAGGCGTTGGTCAGCAGCACGTAGGGCACAACGATATTCTGGTTCAGCGTGATGCTACAGCCACCTCTACAGTGGTTATATTTGATGGTGAAAAGATTAATCATCAGACCAGCAGTTGCCTGTGTCAGCCAAATGGTTATCTGGAAATGAATAGTCTGGCACTACCGCGTCAGGAGCAGGTTTTTAATAGCTGTACCTATTTAAAGCACAAGGCGGATCACTGCCCGAGCAAGCAGACGCATAAAGTCATTGCCAGTGATAAGAGCTCTGCTGTGTTTGACGGCATGATTTATGTTGAACCTGAAGCATTAAAAACCGATGGTCAGATGGATAATCACAACCTTATTTTGGGTAACCAGGCTCAGGTAAACAGTAACCCACAGTTAGAGATTTATGCGGACGATGTTAAATGCAGCCACGGTGCGACCACAGGTCAGCTTGATAAAGATCAGATTGGCTATCTTCGTGCACGGGGCATAAAGAAGGCCAAGGCTAAGCAGATGATTACCTTTGCGTTTGCCGCAGAGGTGGCCCAGACTATTCGCAATGAGTCTATCCGTGATTATATTCAGAAACGTATTCGCCTTATTCTTGAAGAGGTAGCGCGTTAA
- a CDS encoding SufS family cysteine desulfurase encodes MTLGLPVESLWRSDFPVLAEKVHDKPLVYLDSAATAQTPQFVTDRMVRFYQKEYATVHRGVHYLSSKATDDMEQVRSLAASFLGAPDRNNILFTKGTTEAINLVASSFLKPRVKPGDEIIVTEMEHHANLVPWQLLAQEMSLKIKVWPVTQTGELDAEDLRALLGPKTSLLAVTHISNVLGTVNPIESFIELAYQHKVPVLIDGAQAVMHQSVDVSRLDCDFYAFSAHKLYGPTGIGVLYAKSEHLEGMIPWEGGGAMIDKVELPYGTTFGDAPWRFEAGTPNIAGILGMGAAIEYVRRAGLSEIHKHEQDVLNYALSRLGEIAGLEVYGSPEERAGVLSFNLGKHHAYDVGSFLDRYGIAIRTGHHCAMPLISRMRQTAVCRASVGMYTDSADIDALVNGLSRVSRLLG; translated from the coding sequence ATGACACTTGGTTTGCCTGTTGAAAGCCTTTGGCGGAGTGACTTTCCGGTTCTGGCTGAGAAAGTCCATGACAAGCCTCTGGTTTATCTGGATAGTGCTGCAACCGCTCAGACACCCCAGTTTGTGACAGACCGAATGGTACGTTTCTATCAAAAGGAATATGCCACTGTTCACCGTGGAGTGCACTACCTCAGTTCAAAAGCAACGGATGATATGGAACAGGTGCGTTCTCTGGCGGCCAGCTTTCTGGGCGCTCCAGACAGAAACAATATTCTTTTTACTAAAGGTACCACGGAAGCTATCAATTTGGTTGCGAGCAGTTTTCTAAAGCCACGGGTAAAACCGGGTGATGAGATTATCGTTACCGAAATGGAGCATCATGCCAATCTGGTTCCCTGGCAGCTTCTGGCACAGGAGATGTCGCTTAAGATAAAAGTCTGGCCGGTAACCCAGACGGGCGAACTGGATGCTGAAGATCTGAGAGCGCTTCTCGGGCCAAAGACCAGCTTGCTGGCGGTTACCCATATCTCCAATGTGCTCGGAACCGTGAATCCCATTGAATCCTTCATTGAACTGGCGTATCAGCATAAAGTGCCTGTCCTCATAGACGGCGCACAGGCGGTGATGCACCAGTCTGTGGATGTAAGCCGGCTGGATTGTGATTTCTATGCGTTCTCTGCTCATAAACTCTACGGGCCGACAGGGATTGGTGTTTTGTATGCAAAGTCAGAGCATCTTGAAGGTATGATCCCCTGGGAAGGGGGCGGAGCCATGATAGACAAGGTTGAACTTCCTTATGGGACCACCTTTGGTGATGCCCCCTGGCGCTTTGAGGCCGGAACACCGAACATCGCTGGTATTCTTGGAATGGGAGCCGCTATCGAGTATGTCAGGAGAGCCGGATTAAGTGAAATTCACAAGCATGAGCAGGATGTGTTGAATTACGCGCTTTCCAGGCTTGGTGAAATAGCTGGACTGGAAGTATACGGGAGCCCGGAAGAAAGAGCAGGAGTGCTCTCTTTTAACCTTGGGAAGCACCATGCCTACGATGTAGGTTCATTTCTGGACCGGTACGGGATTGCAATCCGGACCGGGCATCATTGCGCTATGCCGCTGATTAGCAGAATGAGGCAGACAGCGGTCTGTCGAGCTTCAGTGGGTATGTACACAGACTCAGCGGATATTGATGCGTTGGTTAATGGCCTGTCACGGGTCAGTCGTTTATTAGGATAG
- the sufE gene encoding cysteine desulfuration protein SufE, whose amino-acid sequence MTPEKLLKNFCRCSDWEERYLYLIELGEKLPEFPAEKRSDAYLAKGCQSQVWLDVTQDSNSGRIEFQATSDAAIVQGLLALLRVAYQDRTPEEIQAFDIEAWFEALQLKDHLTPTRTQGLEAIVSTVRTRFAK is encoded by the coding sequence ATGACACCGGAAAAATTACTTAAAAACTTTTGTCGCTGTTCTGACTGGGAAGAGCGCTATCTGTACCTGATAGAGCTTGGCGAAAAACTACCCGAGTTTCCTGCGGAAAAACGTTCAGATGCTTATCTGGCCAAAGGATGTCAGAGCCAGGTCTGGCTGGATGTTACCCAGGACAGCAACTCAGGGAGAATCGAATTTCAGGCCACAAGTGATGCCGCTATTGTGCAGGGCTTACTGGCACTGCTCAGGGTTGCCTATCAGGATCGCACTCCAGAAGAGATTCAGGCGTTTGATATCGAAGCCTGGTTTGAGGCGCTTCAACTTAAAGATCACCTGACTCCCACCCGGACTCAAGGACTGGAAGCTATTGTTTCCACAGTACGGACCCGCTTCGCGAAATAA
- a CDS encoding glutamate synthase-related protein encodes MISESRSLYDREQEHSSCGVGFLTDKTGEQSHELLKLAHQALFTIPHRGGMSAEGIGDGAGVNIDLSVNFYRFLLNKPKLEKGTFAVGNFFLPFDKSQHERSISFINQVLENHGFSIALWREAPVDNSVINAASQKAQQTIYQVIFLQGESCKSQDEFEDAISQALAELESTGFTDSSLEGFYPLSMSSKTQVYKGRLISGEIIPYFSDLCHPEHQIATLFFHTRFSTNTEPATMMAQPFRRMAHNGELNTDKKNRLSEDAIARQQQKRVIFPKGQSDSSRLDQTLARRIVEDRMDIVTAVLAMMPPAWENDKSITGKVRDMLEYFSLCEEKNDGPAALIFSDGVKVGARLDRLGLRPLRSVETHRYLAVMSEAGQIEFPAEEIIRQGRIQAGGMIYFDHETGRSYETREVLEMLAAERDYSALLEQEKFTLTDLAEVSVADIDYRQNFSTYSRYVAYSLNQESFKFFLDPMLETGAEKISAMGYGLAPNVLTDEEGGMSKYFSQKFAQVTNPPLDSMRESDGMTLRVALGGKPDFSPEGNKQLVLNSPVLQPQQLEQILSQKLIAVKEIDTLYSPTLNDRQYNAKAMRAALEAVCGKVEKAARDFHGIIVLTDRNISNTLAAIPAVLMVAAANQRLIKKGLRFNTSLVYHTGQVASSHDIACLLGFGASAVCPISVFSRSMTLANNQPVEQGLKNFQKAIEKSLMKTMGKFGLCTAESYIGGEFFESNFIDSDSECLKDYFPNIRSPVGGARFEDLAWSAAKWHFKALAINEENQIPLLGLFKERQEGAGHSFGNTAVREYINMTQEPFLYAEQAEHAIDKNTQFVEDDIAYKDLGYEKRTPQQIDNFKITPSYRIFNSNLTEERQQRPATLRDILLLPIDFTQTETEDHISYLLNHYHTDGNNNYLWRGVEVRLLGQAPDETTGTGTTSFVIQVEGSAKKTALFASAFEKVWGENFSALSVTDKGIELEADAVLTRFLSRVKSAAEPLSLEQVEPAHLIVPTMASGAMSHGALNANAHEAVAQGTNIAGAMSNSGEGGEHSSRFNTIRSSKIKQFASGRFGVWVGYLADPNLEEIEIKIAQGAKPGEGGQLPSPKVTVEIAAARGGTPGVELVSPPPHHDTYSIEDLGQLIHDAKAARVRVIVKLVSSEGIGTIAVGVAKAGADVINVAGNTGGTGAAAVTSLKNTGRAAEIGIAEVHQSLCENGLRDKVTLRCSNAHQTGSDVIKSAILGGDSFEFGTTALMMLKCVMAKNCNVKCPAGLTTNPELYQGDPRALAQYFLNVAHDVREHLALLGYSSLKAIRGRTELLHLANHHSIVGRLDVTGLLKETDVVTIADPVYLEADFTPDDQILEQLLQNYFESEQSEIEIGDIKLCNLNKTTGGQLSIDIERYLNYQKPDLEHPAVFHAANGRRYLAPESIMVKTHGSAGQSYAAFNNTGLVMQHTGTCNDGVGKGCSGGHIVVLRQTSASDKAGENVLIGNFALFGATGGQAFIQGEAGDRFAVRNSGAAAVVEGVGDFCCEYMTNGTVINLGGYGKGFGNGMSGGMAFQYDIDGQFASACSDDSVMALRLVEHNPGYESVLKWHLEEHVRFTGSARAKALLGDWETNRTLFTLVVPLALVQSQFPEKIITSHSRKAMLDELIRGEASRLNDQVADAFRQDAQLFDGKAPEMNETESQLLFGMLTQSGVIYRAKELVKSEDSQEYRKLFLEKDKKLLDALFKDIKEAISNYDDEELSVLLANKRVQDYKNSLTRRDVWDCHLRATSVWLISRQNEIDKLMLDIEPVARRLATLYCHMFADMIREEIKEQNVA; translated from the coding sequence ATGATTAGCGAAAGTCGCTCGCTGTATGACCGCGAGCAAGAACACTCCAGCTGTGGGGTGGGTTTTTTGACCGACAAAACCGGAGAGCAAAGCCATGAGTTGCTAAAACTGGCTCATCAGGCTCTTTTTACCATTCCCCACCGTGGAGGTATGAGTGCCGAAGGTATAGGCGATGGGGCAGGGGTTAATATTGATCTCTCGGTAAATTTCTACCGTTTTCTTCTGAACAAGCCAAAGCTTGAGAAAGGAACTTTTGCCGTTGGTAACTTTTTCCTGCCATTTGATAAAAGTCAGCATGAACGCTCAATCTCCTTTATTAACCAGGTTCTGGAAAACCATGGTTTTTCTATCGCTCTCTGGCGTGAAGCACCGGTAGATAACAGCGTTATCAATGCGGCATCACAGAAAGCGCAGCAGACTATTTATCAGGTAATTTTTCTACAGGGTGAATCCTGTAAGTCGCAGGATGAGTTTGAAGATGCCATCAGCCAGGCGCTTGCTGAGCTTGAGTCCACCGGTTTTACCGATTCGTCGCTGGAAGGATTTTATCCCCTATCCATGAGTTCAAAAACTCAGGTTTATAAAGGGCGTCTTATCTCCGGGGAAATCATTCCATATTTCTCGGATTTGTGTCACCCGGAACACCAGATAGCCACACTGTTCTTCCATACCCGATTCTCCACCAATACTGAGCCTGCGACTATGATGGCTCAGCCGTTCCGTCGCATGGCGCATAATGGTGAGCTGAATACGGATAAGAAAAACAGGCTGAGTGAAGATGCCATTGCGCGTCAGCAGCAAAAGCGTGTGATTTTCCCTAAAGGACAGTCGGACTCATCCCGTCTGGACCAGACGCTGGCCCGCAGAATCGTAGAAGACCGGATGGACATCGTCACCGCTGTACTGGCTATGATGCCGCCAGCCTGGGAGAACGATAAGTCGATTACCGGGAAAGTTCGCGACATGCTTGAGTATTTCAGCCTGTGCGAAGAGAAAAACGACGGCCCGGCAGCACTGATTTTCTCCGATGGAGTGAAGGTGGGGGCCAGACTTGACCGTCTGGGTCTGAGACCGCTTCGTAGCGTTGAAACTCACAGATATCTGGCTGTTATGAGTGAAGCCGGACAGATAGAGTTTCCGGCGGAAGAGATCATCAGGCAGGGAAGAATCCAGGCTGGCGGTATGATCTACTTTGATCACGAAACCGGACGCAGCTATGAAACCAGAGAAGTTCTGGAAATGCTTGCTGCCGAGCGTGATTATTCTGCATTGCTTGAGCAGGAAAAATTTACCCTGACAGACTTAGCGGAAGTTTCTGTTGCTGATATCGATTACCGGCAAAACTTCAGCACCTACAGTCGTTATGTTGCTTACTCTCTTAACCAGGAAAGCTTTAAGTTCTTCCTCGACCCTATGCTAGAAACCGGCGCAGAGAAGATAAGCGCTATGGGTTACGGCCTTGCGCCAAACGTTCTGACGGACGAAGAAGGCGGCATGTCCAAATACTTCAGTCAGAAGTTTGCTCAGGTTACCAACCCTCCGTTGGACTCCATGAGAGAATCGGACGGTATGACACTGAGGGTTGCCCTTGGTGGTAAACCTGACTTCTCGCCTGAAGGAAATAAGCAACTGGTTCTGAACTCTCCGGTTCTGCAGCCCCAGCAGCTTGAACAGATTCTTTCCCAGAAGCTGATAGCTGTTAAGGAAATTGACACCCTGTATTCGCCGACTTTGAACGACAGGCAATACAACGCGAAGGCAATGAGAGCAGCCCTGGAAGCTGTGTGTGGCAAGGTGGAGAAAGCTGCCAGAGATTTTCATGGCATCATAGTGCTAACCGACCGTAATATCAGTAACACACTGGCGGCAATTCCTGCTGTGCTTATGGTTGCGGCAGCGAATCAGCGACTTATCAAAAAGGGGCTGCGCTTTAATACCAGCCTGGTTTATCATACAGGTCAGGTGGCAAGCAGCCACGATATTGCCTGTTTGCTTGGCTTTGGTGCTTCAGCAGTCTGTCCTATCTCCGTCTTTAGCCGCTCGATGACACTAGCAAATAACCAGCCGGTAGAGCAGGGGCTTAAGAACTTCCAGAAAGCAATTGAAAAGTCGCTGATGAAGACCATGGGTAAGTTTGGCCTCTGCACTGCTGAAAGCTACATTGGCGGTGAGTTCTTCGAATCGAACTTTATTGACTCGGATTCCGAGTGCCTGAAAGACTATTTCCCGAATATCAGATCGCCTGTAGGTGGAGCCCGCTTTGAGGATCTCGCCTGGAGCGCCGCCAAGTGGCACTTTAAAGCTCTGGCAATCAATGAAGAGAACCAGATCCCGCTTTTGGGTCTGTTTAAAGAGCGTCAGGAAGGTGCCGGACACAGCTTCGGTAACACAGCGGTGCGTGAGTACATTAATATGACTCAGGAGCCGTTTCTTTACGCGGAACAGGCAGAGCATGCTATTGATAAGAACACTCAGTTTGTTGAGGATGACATAGCCTATAAAGATCTAGGCTATGAGAAAAGAACGCCTCAACAGATAGATAACTTCAAGATCACACCTTCATACCGGATCTTTAACTCCAACCTGACGGAAGAACGTCAGCAAAGACCGGCTACGCTCAGAGACATTCTGCTCCTGCCTATAGATTTCACTCAGACAGAAACAGAAGACCATATAAGCTACCTTCTGAATCATTACCACACCGATGGCAACAACAACTACCTATGGCGTGGTGTTGAAGTCCGCTTATTGGGACAGGCGCCCGATGAAACTACGGGGACAGGCACCACAAGCTTTGTGATTCAGGTGGAAGGTTCTGCAAAGAAAACGGCATTGTTTGCCAGCGCTTTTGAGAAGGTGTGGGGTGAAAACTTTAGTGCTCTTTCTGTCACTGATAAGGGCATAGAGCTTGAAGCGGATGCGGTTCTGACCCGCTTCTTATCCAGAGTAAAATCTGCAGCGGAGCCACTGTCTCTGGAACAGGTTGAGCCAGCTCATCTGATTGTGCCGACAATGGCCTCAGGCGCTATGAGTCACGGCGCTCTGAATGCCAATGCCCATGAAGCTGTTGCGCAGGGCACCAACATCGCCGGAGCCATGAGTAACTCAGGTGAAGGTGGTGAGCACTCAAGCCGTTTCAACACCATCCGATCCAGTAAGATAAAGCAGTTTGCTTCCGGCCGTTTTGGTGTCTGGGTAGGCTATCTTGCCGATCCTAACCTTGAAGAGATTGAAATCAAAATCGCCCAGGGGGCCAAGCCGGGTGAGGGTGGTCAGTTACCGTCACCAAAAGTGACAGTGGAAATTGCCGCTGCCCGTGGTGGTACGCCGGGTGTGGAACTGGTGAGTCCGCCTCCGCATCACGATACTTACTCAATCGAAGATCTGGGTCAACTGATCCACGACGCAAAAGCGGCCCGGGTGCGGGTTATTGTTAAGCTGGTATCTTCAGAAGGTATCGGCACCATTGCGGTGGGTGTTGCCAAGGCCGGTGCGGATGTGATTAACGTGGCCGGTAATACGGGTGGTACAGGTGCCGCTGCGGTAACCAGTCTAAAAAACACCGGTCGTGCGGCAGAGATTGGTATTGCAGAAGTGCACCAGTCGCTGTGTGAAAACGGTCTTCGGGATAAGGTAACTCTGCGTTGTTCCAACGCGCACCAGACAGGTTCCGATGTAATCAAATCAGCGATTCTGGGAGGTGACTCCTTCGAGTTCGGTACCACAGCGCTGATGATGCTGAAATGCGTTATGGCGAAAAACTGTAACGTAAAATGCCCGGCAGGTCTGACAACCAACCCTGAGCTTTATCAGGGCGACCCTCGTGCACTGGCGCAGTACTTCCTTAACGTTGCCCATGATGTGCGAGAGCATCTGGCGCTGCTTGGCTACTCCAGTCTGAAAGCGATCCGCGGCAGAACCGAGCTTCTGCATCTGGCTAACCACCACAGTATTGTGGGTAGGTTGGATGTGACCGGGCTTCTGAAAGAGACTGATGTAGTGACTATCGCTGACCCTGTTTATCTTGAGGCAGATTTCACGCCGGATGATCAGATACTGGAACAACTGCTGCAGAATTATTTCGAATCTGAACAGTCAGAGATCGAGATCGGTGATATCAAACTGTGCAACCTGAATAAAACCACTGGCGGTCAGTTATCGATAGATATTGAGCGTTACCTGAATTATCAGAAACCTGATCTGGAACACCCGGCTGTTTTTCACGCTGCAAACGGACGCCGCTATCTGGCTCCTGAATCGATAATGGTGAAAACACATGGCAGCGCAGGACAAAGCTACGCCGCCTTTAACAACACAGGTCTAGTGATGCAGCATACCGGGACATGTAACGACGGTGTGGGCAAAGGTTGTAGCGGCGGGCACATTGTTGTTCTGCGTCAGACAAGCGCTAGCGACAAAGCTGGTGAAAACGTACTGATAGGTAACTTTGCTCTGTTTGGTGCAACCGGAGGCCAGGCCTTTATCCAGGGTGAGGCCGGTGACCGTTTTGCTGTGCGTAACTCGGGAGCGGCGGCGGTGGTTGAAGGTGTTGGTGATTTCTGTTGTGAATATATGACCAACGGTACCGTGATCAACTTAGGTGGTTATGGTAAAGGCTTCGGCAATGGTATGTCGGGCGGAATGGCATTCCAGTACGACATCGACGGTCAGTTTGCTTCTGCCTGCAGTGACGATTCTGTTATGGCACTGCGTCTTGTTGAGCATAATCCGGGTTATGAATCCGTGCTTAAATGGCACCTTGAGGAGCATGTTCGTTTTACCGGTTCAGCCAGGGCCAAAGCTTTGCTTGGCGACTGGGAGACCAACAGGACACTCTTTACTCTGGTGGTTCCTCTGGCTCTGGTCCAGAGCCAGTTCCCGGAAAAAATCATCACATCCCATAGCCGTAAAGCCATGCTGGACGAGCTTATACGCGGTGAAGCCAGCCGCCTGAACGATCAGGTTGCAGACGCTTTCCGACAGGATGCCCAGCTGTTTGACGGTAAAGCGCCTGAGATGAATGAAACAGAATCTCAGTTACTGTTCGGCATGCTGACACAGAGCGGTGTGATTTACAGAGCAAAAGAGCTGGTTAAGTCTGAAGATTCGCAAGAATACAGAAAACTGTTCCTGGAAAAAGACAAAAAGCTGTTAGACGCTCTGTTTAAAGATATCAAAGAAGCTATCTCGAACTACGACGATGAAGAGCTTTCGGTTCTGCTGGCAAACAAGCGGGTGCAGGATTACAAAAACTCACTGACACGAAGAGACGTCTGGGACTGCCATCTCAGGGCAACCAGTGTCTGGCTGATCTCTCGCCAAAACGAGATAGACAAGCTGATGCTGGACATTGAACCGGTAGCAAGGCGTTTAGCAACCCTGTACTGCCATATGTTCGCTGATATGATTCGTGAAGAGATAAAAGAGCAGAATGTTGCCTAA
- a CDS encoding sulfite reductase subunit alpha — MKVPYLPDDLPFSCDQKTWLAGFFSGLHSRLLVKEESVVHAETKPQVKGLSILYGTQTGNAEAVAYDAAEKAKEYGLAATVYDMDSVDAQIFVKSSRVLIVTSTYGEGEMPDNAQALWDTMSADNAPKLDGTFFSVLSLGDTSYDHFCLAGKLWDERLQELGATRVTDRVDCDIDFEQVAEDWMIATLPGIADKGDDADGQAQSHPAAKAKYKFNRKNPLMAKLKHKRVLNGEESTKEIVHYEFSLEGSGEFYKAGDALNLIPQNDPKLVDEVLAYFSYTGDEKPSWHGESYTLRELFTSHLDVRNPSKEFVKALAEAASDHKLLEMIANDDQKSLNDFLWGKDVLDILNYYPGASLSLADLLSLLKPVSPRAYSISSSLNKHPDEVHLTIGSVRYQKDDREYGGTCSTWLADRVEEGDAVPCYFAPNKSFAVPADDSAPMIMVGPGTGIAPFRSFLEEREVTAAPGDNWLIFGDRNSACDFIYREELEALQKNDVLTRLDLAFSRDQEEKIYVQDRMRESGEELYNWLEKGAYFFVCGDAYRMAKDVDKALHEVIATHGKLSEAEAEAYVANLKKQKRYVRDVY; from the coding sequence ATGAAAGTACCATATTTGCCTGATGATTTACCTTTTAGCTGTGACCAGAAAACCTGGCTTGCCGGATTTTTTTCCGGGTTACACTCCCGGCTGTTAGTAAAAGAAGAGTCCGTTGTTCACGCGGAAACCAAACCCCAGGTTAAAGGGCTGTCCATTCTGTACGGAACCCAGACAGGTAATGCCGAAGCCGTGGCTTATGATGCCGCGGAAAAAGCAAAAGAGTACGGCCTTGCCGCAACGGTTTACGATATGGACAGTGTCGATGCACAGATCTTTGTTAAGTCTTCGCGGGTGCTGATTGTTACTAGTACCTATGGTGAAGGTGAAATGCCCGACAATGCACAGGCACTGTGGGACACAATGAGTGCAGATAATGCACCTAAACTGGACGGTACCTTCTTCTCAGTACTTTCCCTGGGCGATACCAGTTATGACCATTTCTGCCTGGCAGGAAAACTATGGGATGAGAGACTGCAAGAGCTTGGTGCGACCAGAGTGACGGACAGAGTAGATTGCGATATCGACTTTGAACAGGTAGCGGAAGACTGGATGATTGCCACTTTGCCGGGTATTGCGGATAAAGGTGATGATGCTGACGGCCAGGCACAGAGCCACCCTGCTGCAAAAGCTAAATACAAATTTAATCGTAAAAACCCGCTGATGGCTAAGCTAAAGCACAAGCGAGTGCTTAACGGTGAAGAATCCACCAAAGAGATTGTTCACTATGAATTCTCACTGGAAGGAAGCGGCGAGTTCTATAAAGCCGGGGATGCGCTGAACCTTATCCCGCAGAACGACCCTAAACTGGTGGACGAAGTGCTGGCTTATTTCAGTTACACGGGCGACGAAAAACCTTCCTGGCATGGTGAAAGCTATACGCTGAGGGAGCTGTTTACATCGCACCTGGATGTGAGAAATCCGTCCAAGGAATTTGTAAAAGCACTGGCTGAAGCGGCAAGTGACCACAAACTGCTGGAAATGATTGCCAACGATGACCAGAAAAGTCTGAACGACTTCCTCTGGGGCAAAGATGTACTGGATATACTGAACTATTATCCGGGTGCTTCGCTGTCACTGGCCGATCTTCTGTCGCTGCTTAAGCCAGTATCGCCAAGGGCATACTCTATTTCTTCGAGCCTGAACAAGCATCCTGATGAAGTTCACCTTACTATCGGTAGTGTGCGTTACCAGAAAGATGACAGGGAATATGGCGGTACCTGCTCAACCTGGCTTGCTGACAGGGTAGAAGAGGGCGATGCAGTTCCATGTTACTTTGCGCCAAACAAAAGTTTTGCAGTACCGGCAGATGACAGTGCCCCAATGATAATGGTAGGACCGGGTACAGGTATCGCGCCGTTCCGATCTTTTCTTGAGGAGCGGGAAGTTACCGCCGCGCCGGGCGATAACTGGCTGATATTTGGTGACCGTAACAGCGCCTGCGATTTTATCTACCGCGAAGAGCTTGAGGCTTTGCAGAAGAACGATGTGCTTACCCGACTGGATCTTGCATTCTCAAGGGATCAGGAAGAGAAGATATATGTTCAGGACCGCATGCGTGAATCGGGCGAAGAGCTGTACAACTGGCTGGAAAAAGGCGCCTATTTTTTTGTTTGCGGCGATGCCTACCGAATGGCAAAGGACGTGGACAAAGCCCTGCATGAAGTAATCGCAACTCACGGCAAACTATCAGAAGCAGAAGCAGAAGCCTATGTGGCGAACCTGAAGAAGCAGAAGCGTTATGTGAGAGATGTATACTAA